A single Vulpes lagopus strain Blue_001 chromosome 3, ASM1834538v1, whole genome shotgun sequence DNA region contains:
- the ANXA11 gene encoding annexin A11 — MSYPGYPPPAGGYPPAAPGGGAWGGAGYPPPSMPPIGLDNMANYAGQFNQDYLSGMASNMSGTFGGANVPNLYPGAPGGGYPPMPPGGFGQPPSAQQPVPPYGMYPPPGGNPPSGMPSYPPYPGAPVPGQPMPPPGQQPPGPYPGQPPMTYPGQPPMPPPGQQQQPVPSYPGYLGSGTVTPAVPPARFGNRGTITDAPGFDPLRDAEVLRKAMKGFGTDEQAIIDCLGSRSNKQRQQILLSFKTAYGKDLIKDLKSELSGNFEKTILALMKTPVLFDVYEIKDAIKGAGTDEACLIEIFASRSNEHIRELSRAYKTEFKKTLEEAIRSDTSGHFQRLLISLSQGNRDESTNVDMTLVQRDAQELYAAGENRLGTDESKFNAILCSRSRAHLVAVFNEYQRMTGRDIEKSICREMSGDLEQGMLAVVKCLKNTPAFFAERLNKAMRGAGTKDRTLIRIMVSRSEIDLLDIRMEYKRLYGKSLYHDISGDTSGDYQKILLKICGGND, encoded by the exons ATGAGCTACCCAGGCTATCCCCCACCCGCAGGAGGCTACCCCCCAGCTGCACCAG GTGGCGGTGCCTGGGGAGGTGCTGGCTACCCCCCGCCCAGCATGCCCCCCATCGGGCTGGATAACATGGCCAACTACGCAGGGCAGTTCAACCAGGACTACCTCTCGGGAATG GCATCCAACATGTCCGGGACATTCGGAGGAGCCAATGTGCCAAACCTGTAccctggggcccccggggggggTTACCCTCCCATGCCCCCTGGGGGTTTTGGGCAGCCCCCTTCCGCCCAGCAGCCTGTTCCTCCGTATGGAATGTATCCGCCCCCTGGAGGGAACCCGCCCTCTGGGATGCCTTCATACCCGCCatacccaggggcccctgtgcCAGGCCAGCCCATGCCGCCCCCTGGACAGCAGCCCCCAGGGCCCTACCCCGGACAGCCGCCAATGACCTACCCTGGGCAGCCGCCGATGCCACCtcctgggcagcagcagcagccagtgCCAAGCTACCCAGGATACCTGGGGTCCGGGACCGTCACCCCTGCTGTGCCTCCAGCCCGG TTTGGAAACCGAGGCACCATCACAGATGCTCCTGGCTTTGACCCCTTGCGAGATGCTGAGGTCCTGCGGAAAGCTATGAAGGGCTTTG GGACCGACGAGCAGGCCATCATCGACTGCCTGGGGAGCCGCTCCAACAAGCAGCGGCAGCAGATCCTCCTGTCCTTCAAGACTGCTTATGGCAAG GATTTGATCAAAGATCTGAAATCTGAACTGTCAGGAAACTTTGAGAAGACAATCTTGGCTCTAATGAAGACCCCCGTCCTCTTCGATGTTTATGAGATAAAGGATGCCATCAAG GGGGCCGGCACTGACGAAGCCTGCTTGATCGAGATCTTCGCCTCCCGCAGCAACGAGCACATCCGGGAGTTAAGCAGAGCCTACAAAACAG AATTCAAAAAGACCCTGGAGGAGGCTATCCGAAGTGACACATCAGGGCACTTTCAGCGGCTCCTCATCTCTCTGTCTCAG GGAAACCGGGATGAGAGCACCAACGTGGACATGACGCTGGTGCAGAGGGACGCCCAG GAGCTGTATGCGGCTGGGGAGAACCGCCTGGGAACAGATGAGTCCAAGTTCAACGCAATTCTGTGCTCCCGGAGCCGGGCCCACCTGGTGGCAG TTTTCAACGAGTATCAGCGGATGACAGGTCGCGACATTGAGAAGAGCATCTGCCGGGAGATGTCCGGGGACCTGGAGCAGGGCATGCTGGCCGTGG TGAAATGTCTCAAGAATACCCCAGCCTTCTTTGCCGAGAGGCTCAACAAGGCCATGAGG GGAGCGGGAACGAAGGACCGGACCCTGATTCGCATCATGGTGTCTCGCAGTGAGATCGACCTCCTGGACATCAGAATGGAGTATAAGCGGCTGTACGGCAAGTCGCTGTACCACGACATCTCG GGAGACACTTCGGGGGATTACCAGAAGATTCTGCTGAAGATCTGCGGTGGCAACGACTGA